One genomic segment of Anticarsia gemmatalis isolate Benzon Research Colony breed Stoneville strain chromosome Z, ilAntGemm2 primary, whole genome shotgun sequence includes these proteins:
- the Blos2 gene encoding biogenesis of lysosome-related organelles complex 1 subunit 2 isoform X4, which produces MEEDENKNMNLSPSHSSFEVLDPHDPVLSRLATFLFKRTNDYLQGEMSAGQEHYVLLEEINRLAITKYTDLRNLAVNLNKTLTEYNELYASTIKPLLLQIDRIDRMVSKLETNAYRLDSYTKQLKNRIREMDEN; this is translated from the exons ATGGAAGAAGACGAgaataaaa ATATGAACTTATCCCCGAGTCACTCCAGCTTCGAGGTGTTGGACCCTCATGATCCCGTTCTCAGCCGCCTAGCCACGTTCCTCTTTAAGAGGACCAACGACTATCTCCAGGGAGAGATGTCCGCTGGCCAG GAACATTACGTACTGCTTGAAGAGATAAACAGACTTGCCATCACCAAATATACTGACCTGCGTAATCTGGCAGTAAATCTCAACAAGACGCTGACTGAATATAACGAGCTGT ATGCGTCTACAATCAAGCCTCTCCTGCTGCAGATCGACCGCATTGACCGGATGGTCTCTAAACTAGAAACGAACGCGTACCGATTGGACAGTTACACCAAACAACTGAAGAACCGAATCCGAGAAATGGACGAAAATTAG
- the Blos2 gene encoding biogenesis of lysosome-related organelles complex 1 subunit 2 isoform X6, with translation MDMNLSPSHSSFEVLDPHDPVLSRLATFLFKRTNDYLQGEMSAGQEHYVLLEEINRLAITKYTDLRNLAVNLNKTLTEYNELYASTIKPLLLQIDRIDRMVSKLETNAYRLDSYTKQLKNRIREMDEN, from the exons ATATGAACTTATCCCCGAGTCACTCCAGCTTCGAGGTGTTGGACCCTCATGATCCCGTTCTCAGCCGCCTAGCCACGTTCCTCTTTAAGAGGACCAACGACTATCTCCAGGGAGAGATGTCCGCTGGCCAG GAACATTACGTACTGCTTGAAGAGATAAACAGACTTGCCATCACCAAATATACTGACCTGCGTAATCTGGCAGTAAATCTCAACAAGACGCTGACTGAATATAACGAGCTGT ATGCGTCTACAATCAAGCCTCTCCTGCTGCAGATCGACCGCATTGACCGGATGGTCTCTAAACTAGAAACGAACGCGTACCGATTGGACAGTTACACCAAACAACTGAAGAACCGAATCCGAGAAATGGACGAAAATTAG
- the Blos2 gene encoding biogenesis of lysosome-related organelles complex 1 subunit 2 isoform X3, with amino-acid sequence MECVQLSEQGEDMNLSPSHSSFEVLDPHDPVLSRLATFLFKRTNDYLQGEMSAGQEHYVLLEEINRLAITKYTDLRNLAVNLNKTLTEYNELYASTIKPLLLQIDRIDRMVSKLETNAYRLDSYTKQLKNRIREMDEN; translated from the exons ATATGAACTTATCCCCGAGTCACTCCAGCTTCGAGGTGTTGGACCCTCATGATCCCGTTCTCAGCCGCCTAGCCACGTTCCTCTTTAAGAGGACCAACGACTATCTCCAGGGAGAGATGTCCGCTGGCCAG GAACATTACGTACTGCTTGAAGAGATAAACAGACTTGCCATCACCAAATATACTGACCTGCGTAATCTGGCAGTAAATCTCAACAAGACGCTGACTGAATATAACGAGCTGT ATGCGTCTACAATCAAGCCTCTCCTGCTGCAGATCGACCGCATTGACCGGATGGTCTCTAAACTAGAAACGAACGCGTACCGATTGGACAGTTACACCAAACAACTGAAGAACCGAATCCGAGAAATGGACGAAAATTAG
- the Blos2 gene encoding biogenesis of lysosome-related organelles complex 1 subunit 2 isoform X5 — MLDMNLSPSHSSFEVLDPHDPVLSRLATFLFKRTNDYLQGEMSAGQEHYVLLEEINRLAITKYTDLRNLAVNLNKTLTEYNELYASTIKPLLLQIDRIDRMVSKLETNAYRLDSYTKQLKNRIREMDEN; from the exons ATATGAACTTATCCCCGAGTCACTCCAGCTTCGAGGTGTTGGACCCTCATGATCCCGTTCTCAGCCGCCTAGCCACGTTCCTCTTTAAGAGGACCAACGACTATCTCCAGGGAGAGATGTCCGCTGGCCAG GAACATTACGTACTGCTTGAAGAGATAAACAGACTTGCCATCACCAAATATACTGACCTGCGTAATCTGGCAGTAAATCTCAACAAGACGCTGACTGAATATAACGAGCTGT ATGCGTCTACAATCAAGCCTCTCCTGCTGCAGATCGACCGCATTGACCGGATGGTCTCTAAACTAGAAACGAACGCGTACCGATTGGACAGTTACACCAAACAACTGAAGAACCGAATCCGAGAAATGGACGAAAATTAG
- the Blos2 gene encoding biogenesis of lysosome-related organelles complex 1 subunit 2 isoform X7 produces MNLSPSHSSFEVLDPHDPVLSRLATFLFKRTNDYLQGEMSAGQEHYVLLEEINRLAITKYTDLRNLAVNLNKTLTEYNELYASTIKPLLLQIDRIDRMVSKLETNAYRLDSYTKQLKNRIREMDEN; encoded by the exons ATGAACTTATCCCCGAGTCACTCCAGCTTCGAGGTGTTGGACCCTCATGATCCCGTTCTCAGCCGCCTAGCCACGTTCCTCTTTAAGAGGACCAACGACTATCTCCAGGGAGAGATGTCCGCTGGCCAG GAACATTACGTACTGCTTGAAGAGATAAACAGACTTGCCATCACCAAATATACTGACCTGCGTAATCTGGCAGTAAATCTCAACAAGACGCTGACTGAATATAACGAGCTGT ATGCGTCTACAATCAAGCCTCTCCTGCTGCAGATCGACCGCATTGACCGGATGGTCTCTAAACTAGAAACGAACGCGTACCGATTGGACAGTTACACCAAACAACTGAAGAACCGAATCCGAGAAATGGACGAAAATTAG